In one window of Paraflavitalea soli DNA:
- a CDS encoding RNA polymerase sigma factor, which translates to MTEKEYNQCVTEYADNVYRFILKNLRHEEDARDVVQTAFEKMWINRADVDGTKCKSYLFTVAYHQMVDHLRKAKRVSLKDEFRDDAKVYDRPMHNTRKVLEMALAQLNETQRSLVLLKDYEGYSYTEIGEITGLKESQVKVYLHRARVQLKNYLVSPENVL; encoded by the coding sequence ATGACTGAAAAAGAGTACAACCAATGTGTCACAGAGTATGCGGATAACGTGTACCGGTTCATCCTGAAAAACCTCCGCCATGAGGAGGATGCAAGGGATGTGGTACAAACGGCATTCGAGAAAATGTGGATCAACCGGGCCGATGTAGACGGTACCAAATGCAAGAGTTATTTGTTTACCGTAGCCTACCACCAGATGGTCGATCACCTGCGCAAAGCAAAAAGAGTGAGCCTGAAAGATGAGTTTCGCGATGATGCCAAAGTTTACGACCGGCCCATGCACAACACCCGAAAAGTGCTGGAAATGGCGCTGGCGCAACTCAACGAAACCCAACGCTCACTGGTATTGCTGAAAGATTATGAAGGTTACTCTTACACAGAAATTGGAGAGATCACGGGATTGAAGGAAAGCCAGGTGAAAGTGTATTTACACCGTGCCCGCGTGCAGTTAAAAAACTATTTGGTCAGCCCTGAAAATGTGTTATAG
- the kbl gene encoding glycine C-acetyltransferase: protein MNENLVKRLATELEEIKTAGLYKTERIIESPQGAEIVVNGKKVLNFCANNYLGLSSHPKVVEAAKKAIDHRGYGMSSVRFICGTQDIHKELEAKISQFLGTEDTILYAAAFDANGGVFEPLYNEQDALISDELNHASIIDGVRLCKAQRYRYKHNNMEDLEAQLKAAQAQRSRIIITDGSFSMDGTIAQLDKIVELAEKYDAAIMIDECHSSGFLGKTGRGTHEYRGVMGKIDIITGTLGKALGGASGGFTSGRKEVIEILRQRSRPYLFSNTLAPSIVGASIAVLDLLTETTELRDKLEYNTKYFRSKMTEAGFDIKPGDHPIVPIMLYDAVIAQNFAAKLLEEGIYVIGFFFPVVAKGLARIRVQLSAGHEQQHLDKAIAAFTKIGKELGVLK from the coding sequence ATGAATGAAAATTTAGTCAAGAGGCTGGCTACTGAACTTGAAGAAATCAAGACTGCCGGATTGTATAAAACAGAACGCATTATTGAATCTCCGCAGGGAGCTGAAATAGTAGTGAACGGTAAGAAGGTGTTGAATTTCTGTGCGAATAATTACCTGGGGCTGTCCTCTCATCCCAAGGTGGTGGAGGCTGCCAAGAAAGCCATTGACCATCGTGGCTATGGCATGAGTAGTGTGCGGTTTATTTGCGGTACGCAGGATATTCACAAGGAGCTGGAGGCTAAGATCTCCCAATTCCTGGGTACGGAAGATACGATCCTGTATGCAGCGGCTTTTGATGCCAATGGTGGTGTGTTTGAACCCTTGTACAATGAGCAGGATGCGCTTATTTCGGATGAGCTGAACCATGCTTCCATTATTGATGGGGTGCGTTTGTGTAAAGCACAGCGTTACCGGTACAAGCACAACAATATGGAAGACCTGGAAGCGCAGCTGAAGGCAGCACAGGCGCAGCGTAGCCGTATTATTATCACGGATGGTTCATTCAGCATGGATGGTACGATTGCGCAGCTGGATAAAATTGTGGAGCTGGCAGAGAAGTATGATGCGGCTATTATGATCGATGAATGTCATTCCAGTGGTTTCCTGGGTAAAACGGGTCGTGGTACGCATGAGTACCGTGGTGTGATGGGAAAGATCGACATCATTACGGGTACGTTGGGTAAGGCGCTGGGCGGTGCTTCGGGTGGATTTACCAGCGGACGCAAAGAAGTGATCGAGATATTGCGTCAGCGCTCCAGGCCTTATTTGTTTTCGAATACGCTGGCGCCCAGTATTGTGGGGGCATCGATCGCGGTGCTGGACCTGCTGACAGAAACCACTGAATTAAGGGACAAACTGGAATACAATACGAAGTATTTCCGCAGCAAGATGACGGAAGCGGGCTTCGATATCAAACCGGGTGATCACCCGATTGTGCCCATTATGTTGTATGATGCCGTGATAGCGCAGAACTTTGCGGCCAAATTGCTGGAAGAAGGTATTTATGTAATTGGTTTCTTCTTCCCGGTGGTGGCTAAAGGTTTGGCGAGGATCCGCGTGCAGTTGAGTGCGGGTCATGAGCAGCAGCACCTGGATAAAGCGATTGCCGCTTTTACGAAGATTGGAAAGGAATTGGGGGTGTTGAAGTAG
- a CDS encoding RidA family protein, with the protein MEKKIINTSNAPAPIGPYNQAVQLGGLLFVSGQIAINPATGNIDATDIFGETHQVMHNLKAVLAEAGMDFSHIVKTTIFLSDMAFFATVNEVYGKYFQSNFPARETVAVKGLPKNVNVEISVIAGK; encoded by the coding sequence ATGGAAAAAAAGATTATCAATACCAGCAATGCACCGGCCCCTATTGGCCCCTACAACCAGGCTGTTCAATTGGGCGGCTTGTTATTCGTGTCCGGTCAGATAGCCATTAACCCTGCCACCGGCAATATCGACGCAACTGATATTTTTGGTGAAACACACCAGGTAATGCACAACCTCAAAGCTGTACTGGCAGAAGCTGGTATGGATTTCAGCCACATAGTCAAGACCACCATTTTCCTCAGCGATATGGCCTTTTTTGCTACCGTGAATGAAGTATACGGCAAATATTTCCAAAGCAATTTTCCCGCCCGCGAAACCGTAGCCGTAAAAGGACTGCCCAAGAACGTAAATGTCGAGATCAGCGTGATCGCAGGAAAGTAA
- a CDS encoding 3-hydroxyacyl-CoA dehydrogenase family protein, with translation MTIAILADEVLKAEWLAREAPAGVEYVWADSLRSLLMIEADAYFDLLYTADPERIARVKPVNGKPLFVNAVPWTGKVTGTKVIRINGWPTLLRRPVIEIALTDAGQQAAVESVFGVLQWRYQLVPDIGGMVTPRVLAMIINEAYYTLGADVSTRAEIDTAMKLGTNYPMGPFEWSAAIGLENIAALLKELSRTDERYALAPALEQELAAGEGHP, from the coding sequence ATGACCATTGCCATACTGGCCGATGAGGTGTTGAAAGCTGAGTGGCTTGCCAGGGAAGCACCGGCAGGAGTGGAGTATGTGTGGGCCGATTCGCTGCGTTCGCTGTTGATGATCGAAGCAGACGCTTATTTCGACCTGCTGTATACAGCCGATCCGGAAAGGATAGCCAGGGTGAAACCAGTGAATGGCAAACCTTTGTTTGTGAATGCTGTACCCTGGACCGGGAAAGTGACTGGTACAAAGGTGATAAGGATCAATGGCTGGCCTACTTTGTTACGCAGACCTGTAATAGAAATTGCGCTAACTGATGCAGGGCAGCAAGCTGCTGTCGAAAGTGTTTTCGGTGTTTTGCAATGGCGTTACCAGCTGGTGCCGGATATTGGTGGTATGGTTACGCCGCGGGTGTTGGCCATGATCATCAATGAAGCCTATTACACATTGGGAGCAGATGTAAGTACGAGGGCCGAAATCGATACAGCGATGAAATTGGGTACTAATTATCCGATGGGGCCATTTGAGTGGAGTGCGGCCATTGGCCTGGAAAATATCGCGGCATTGTTGAAGGAGTTGAGTCGTACAGATGAACGCTATGCGCTGGCGCCAGCCCTGGAACAGGAGCTTGCGGCGGGTGAAGGTCATCCATGA
- the tsaB gene encoding tRNA (adenosine(37)-N6)-threonylcarbamoyltransferase complex dimerization subunit type 1 TsaB — MGLILNIDTATQNASICLAANGECIATMVNREQKDHAGWVQAAIAQLMREAGYTMQQLEAVAVTEGPGSYTGLRVGLATAKGLCYALHIPLITESTLKVIAYATRGAMGLSSGQSPLVPTLLCPMIDARRMEVFTAVYSMDLEVVIPGGARVLDNNSFNKELENNRLIFCGNAIGKWKPLCNHSNATFYEGEEYSAADLGKLAEQRFERKMWADLAYAEPAYLKEFYSHIKN; from the coding sequence ATGGGGTTGATACTGAATATAGACACAGCTACGCAAAACGCCAGCATTTGCCTTGCTGCCAATGGTGAATGTATTGCGACTATGGTAAACCGTGAACAAAAGGACCATGCGGGATGGGTGCAGGCCGCTATTGCGCAACTGATGCGGGAAGCGGGTTATACCATGCAACAGCTGGAAGCAGTGGCAGTTACGGAGGGGCCGGGTTCCTATACAGGGCTGCGTGTGGGGCTGGCCACGGCTAAGGGACTGTGCTATGCACTTCATATTCCGTTGATTACAGAGAGTACATTAAAAGTGATCGCTTATGCAACGCGGGGGGCTATGGGATTGTCATCCGGCCAATCTCCTCTGGTACCCACCTTATTATGTCCTATGATCGATGCCCGCAGGATGGAAGTATTTACCGCCGTCTATAGTATGGATTTGGAGGTAGTTATTCCGGGTGGTGCACGTGTTTTAGACAATAATTCTTTTAACAAAGAGTTAGAGAATAATCGTTTAATTTTCTGTGGAAATGCTATTGGTAAGTGGAAACCCCTATGTAACCATTCAAATGCAACGTTTTATGAGGGAGAAGAGTATTCCGCAGCTGACCTTGGAAAGCTAGCTGAACAAAGGTTTGAGCGGAAAATGTGGGCAGACCTGGCCTATGCGGAGCCCGCTTATCTCAAGGAATTCTACTCTCATATAAAAAATTAA
- a CDS encoding ArsR/SmtB family transcription factor: MNVTSNYSMVLNADGVHGDSVKVDFLNLKKAAMILRALNHKLRQQILKLIDEQKRLTVTEIYVRLRLEQSVASQHLAILRRAGIVKTERDGKFIYYSVNSARVAHIMECVEDLNS; encoded by the coding sequence ATGAACGTAACAAGCAACTACTCCATGGTGCTGAATGCAGACGGCGTACATGGGGATTCCGTAAAGGTTGACTTCCTAAACCTGAAAAAGGCCGCAATGATCCTGCGGGCGCTCAACCACAAGTTGCGCCAGCAAATTCTAAAGCTCATAGATGAGCAAAAGCGCCTCACCGTCACTGAAATCTATGTGCGGCTCAGACTTGAACAGTCTGTAGCATCACAACATCTTGCGATTCTTCGCAGGGCTGGGATTGTAAAAACAGAGCGGGATGGCAAGTTCATCTATTATTCTGTGAATAGTGCCCGAGTGGCGCATATCATGGAGTGCGTAGAAGATCTGAATAGCTGA
- a CDS encoding MBL fold metallo-hydrolase, with translation MFIKQLYTGCLSEAAYYIESKGEAVIIDPLRDIAGYLELAKERNSSIKYIFETHFHADFVSGHLDLQKATGAPIVYGPATETNFPIHLATDGEQFKLGDLTIEVLHTPGHTLESTCYLLRDENNAPYALFTGDTLFVGDVGRPDLSSGNLSKEELASMLYDSLQQKIATLPDEVIVYPAHGAGSSCGKNLGPETHSTIGEQKQTNYALQPQTREDFIKAVTDGLALPPQYFPINARINKEGYDSLEGILNKGLTPLSVAAFKEWKNQEDVIVLDTRKAADFTQQFVPGSIFIGLEGRFAEWAGSLLPFDKPIVLVTEAGQEEESVVRLARVGFSQMQGYLQGGVEAWKAAGEQIDLIIDVEADELAMDIPFDKNLVVIDVRRETEFGDGHIAGAVNMPLNEMTDPGVMANITETQNLYVHCAGGYRSVIASSLLKRQGIHNLHNVLGGWGAIKEQKGIEVAKENSVLN, from the coding sequence ATGTTTATAAAGCAATTATACACTGGCTGTTTGAGTGAAGCAGCCTATTACATTGAAAGTAAAGGTGAAGCAGTGATCATTGACCCCTTGCGGGATATTGCTGGTTACCTGGAACTGGCGAAGGAAAGAAACAGTTCGATCAAATATATCTTTGAAACGCACTTTCATGCGGACTTTGTAAGTGGCCACCTCGATCTGCAAAAAGCTACGGGGGCGCCCATTGTATACGGTCCGGCTACGGAAACGAATTTTCCGATCCACCTGGCAACAGATGGTGAACAGTTTAAGTTAGGAGACCTTACGATCGAAGTGTTGCATACACCGGGTCATACCCTGGAGTCTACCTGTTACCTGTTGCGCGATGAAAATAATGCTCCCTATGCCTTGTTTACGGGTGATACGCTGTTTGTAGGTGATGTGGGCAGGCCCGATCTGAGCAGCGGCAATCTTAGCAAGGAAGAACTCGCTTCTATGTTGTACGATTCCCTACAGCAAAAAATAGCTACCCTGCCCGATGAGGTGATCGTATATCCTGCGCATGGCGCCGGCAGCAGCTGTGGCAAGAACCTGGGGCCCGAGACGCATAGCACCATCGGTGAGCAGAAGCAAACGAATTATGCCTTACAACCACAAACACGCGAAGACTTTATCAAGGCAGTAACGGATGGATTGGCATTACCCCCTCAGTATTTTCCTATCAATGCGCGGATCAATAAAGAAGGTTACGATAGCCTGGAAGGCATTTTAAACAAAGGCCTGACTCCTTTGTCTGTAGCTGCGTTCAAAGAATGGAAGAACCAGGAAGATGTGATCGTATTGGATACGCGTAAAGCCGCTGATTTTACGCAGCAGTTTGTACCGGGCTCTATCTTCATTGGCCTGGAAGGTCGTTTTGCAGAATGGGCAGGCAGTCTGTTGCCTTTCGATAAACCCATTGTATTGGTTACGGAAGCAGGGCAGGAAGAAGAAAGTGTGGTGCGCCTGGCGCGGGTGGGCTTTTCGCAAATGCAGGGTTACCTGCAAGGTGGAGTAGAAGCCTGGAAAGCCGCTGGTGAGCAGATTGACCTGATCATTGATGTGGAAGCGGACGAACTGGCGATGGATATTCCTTTTGATAAGAACCTGGTGGTGATCGATGTGCGCCGGGAAACAGAGTTTGGCGATGGCCATATAGCCGGTGCTGTGAACATGCCACTGAATGAAATGACGGATCCTGGTGTGATGGCGAATATAACGGAAACACAAAACCTGTATGTGCATTGCGCCGGTGGTTATCGCAGCGTGATCGCTTCTTCATTGCTGAAACGCCAGGGCATCCATAACCTGCACAATGTGCTGGGAGGCTGGGGTGCGATCAAAGAGCAAAAGGGGATTGAAGTAGCGAAGGAGAACAGTGTGTTGAATTAA
- a CDS encoding response regulator transcription factor — MQENKTRVALIDDHVLLRNGLASMVKNFDGYSVLLEANNGRHFIDQLKNSTVPDLVLMDINMPDMDGFETTIWLKQHHPDVRVLALSMYDNEQSIIRMLKNGARGYILKETEPKEFKCALDSVISKGYYYSEMVTGKMIHALNNLEDDNHSIKPLISLNDREIEFLKLACTELTYREIADKMHLSPRTIDGYRDALFDKLSAKTRVGLVLYAIKNGIVQI, encoded by the coding sequence ATGCAAGAGAACAAAACCAGGGTAGCGCTTATTGATGACCATGTTTTATTACGCAATGGATTGGCCAGCATGGTCAAGAATTTTGACGGCTATTCCGTATTGCTGGAAGCAAACAACGGCAGGCATTTTATCGACCAGTTGAAGAACAGTACCGTACCCGATCTTGTGCTCATGGATATCAACATGCCCGATATGGATGGTTTCGAAACAACCATCTGGTTAAAACAACATCATCCCGATGTGCGGGTACTGGCACTTTCTATGTATGACAATGAACAATCTATTATCCGGATGTTGAAGAATGGCGCCCGCGGTTATATACTCAAAGAAACAGAACCCAAAGAATTCAAGTGCGCCCTGGACTCCGTGATCAGTAAAGGATATTATTATTCCGAAATGGTGACCGGTAAAATGATCCATGCTCTCAACAACCTCGAAGACGATAATCACAGCATCAAGCCACTCATTTCCCTCAATGATCGTGAAATAGAATTCCTGAAACTCGCCTGTACAGAACTTACCTACCGGGAGATTGCCGACAAGATGCACCTGAGCCCCCGCACCATTGATGGTTACCGCGATGCCTTATTTGACAAGTTAAGCGCCAAAACAAGGGTAGGGCTGGTGTTGTATGCTATCAAGAATGGTATTGTACAGATCTGA
- a CDS encoding sensor histidine kinase — MGIIHEHEIIKTKLEIQEQALKNIVQEIHDNIGQILSLAKLHLGTLDFSKPEEVAQKTFNSNQLIGKAIKDLRNLARHLDANHISRVGLFKSISYELGFMPKERAADPLLTIAGSMGILNKETELMLFRIVQEAIRYFIEHSSTSVIAIQIQCPEDVLLISILNKEMQQGNVQPANQSNEQWELIQCRSALIGASLQVDHPAKNETAIHITFPFSNH, encoded by the coding sequence ATGGGGATCATACACGAACATGAGATTATCAAAACGAAGCTTGAGATACAAGAGCAGGCACTAAAGAATATCGTACAGGAAATTCATGATAATATTGGCCAAATACTGAGTCTGGCTAAATTACATTTAGGTACCCTCGATTTTTCAAAGCCTGAAGAAGTAGCTCAGAAAACGTTTAACAGCAACCAATTAATAGGTAAGGCGATCAAAGACTTGCGCAACCTGGCCAGGCATCTCGATGCCAACCATATCAGCCGGGTGGGCTTGTTTAAATCGATAAGCTATGAACTTGGTTTTATGCCTAAAGAAAGGGCAGCGGATCCGCTATTGACCATAGCGGGCAGTATGGGGATATTGAATAAAGAAACAGAGCTGATGCTGTTCCGGATCGTACAGGAGGCTATCCGTTATTTCATTGAACACAGCAGCACATCTGTCATAGCTATCCAAATACAATGCCCTGAAGATGTTTTGCTGATCAGCATACTAAATAAAGAGATGCAGCAGGGAAATGTACAACCAGCTAATCAGTCGAACGAGCAATGGGAGCTGATCCAGTGCCGGTCGGCCCTTATTGGCGCCAGCCTGCAGGTAGATCACCCCGCAAAGAATGAAACAGCTATTCATATCACCTTTCCATTTTCAAATCACTAA
- a CDS encoding sensor histidine kinase → MQTFSADIIVIVVSTLFVLLIISAIVIFTFLYQKRHQRYMKERADLQTGFQQILLESQLEIQEQTLQTISQEIHDNIGQVLSLAKLNLGTMDINQLDQLQQKMDDSKGLIGKAIQDLRDISRSLNTDYVSEMGLLQAISYELEMIRKSGAYTTSLKTEGLPVKLEAQKELIIFRMVQEVINNIIKHAKASTILILLTYKPDTFSIAVNDNGTGFDLTPLNAGENTKFGLGIRNLHKRAQLIGAHFSIASTLGIGTTVTLHLPLSIHHAGTS, encoded by the coding sequence ATGCAAACGTTCTCAGCAGATATAATCGTTATTGTTGTCAGCACCTTGTTTGTGTTGCTGATCATCTCTGCTATTGTTATATTCACCTTTCTCTACCAGAAACGCCACCAACGGTATATGAAGGAAAGGGCCGACTTACAAACCGGCTTCCAGCAGATCCTGCTGGAGTCTCAGCTGGAGATCCAGGAACAAACCCTACAAACCATTTCACAGGAAATACACGACAATATAGGGCAGGTGTTAAGTCTGGCCAAGCTCAACCTCGGCACCATGGATATCAACCAGCTTGATCAGCTGCAACAGAAAATGGATGATTCCAAAGGCCTGATCGGGAAGGCCATCCAGGACCTGCGGGATATATCCAGAAGCCTCAATACCGACTATGTATCGGAGATGGGTCTGCTGCAGGCCATCAGTTATGAACTCGAAATGATCCGCAAAAGCGGCGCCTATACCACCAGCCTGAAAACAGAGGGGCTACCGGTTAAGCTCGAAGCGCAAAAAGAGCTGATCATCTTTCGTATGGTGCAGGAAGTGATCAATAACATCATCAAACATGCGAAAGCCAGTACCATCCTGATACTGCTCACCTATAAGCCAGACACCTTCAGCATTGCCGTGAATGATAACGGCACCGGGTTTGACCTTACCCCCCTGAATGCCGGCGAGAACACCAAATTTGGATTGGGCATCCGCAACCTGCACAAACGGGCCCAGCTTATTGGCGCTCATTTTTCCATTGCCAGCACACTGGGAATCGGTACTACAGTCACCCTGCACCTGCCCCTTTCTATCCATCATGCCGGGACAAGCTAA
- a CDS encoding lysophospholipid acyltransferase family protein yields the protein MYYLVYIPFYLLSLLPLQVLYLLSDFLAAMTWYVFGYRKKVVLDNLRIAFPEKSEKERKTIAKRFYRNFVDNFIETLKLLSAGKKFITKRFVLDSDPFTALYQSGRKCQLHLGHNFNWEIANAVMPFYTSYSFMVVYMPLKNKAMERLFQHLRTRTGSVMLPATNMRNAIVPYRHTQYMLALVADQAPGDVNKAYWLNFFGRPTPFVKGPESGARVGNIPVVFVQIYKVKRGYYRAYLEVGAENPHELPEGELTRRYISFLEKAIRQHPDMWLWSHRRWKHPWNASYSKLWIGQDQPPS from the coding sequence ATGTACTACCTCGTTTACATTCCGTTTTACCTGTTGTCCCTGCTACCCTTGCAGGTACTGTACCTGCTATCGGACTTCCTGGCGGCCATGACCTGGTATGTATTCGGCTACCGGAAAAAAGTAGTACTGGACAATTTACGCATAGCCTTTCCAGAGAAGTCGGAAAAGGAACGTAAGACCATTGCCAAAAGGTTTTACCGCAACTTTGTAGACAACTTCATTGAAACCTTAAAGTTGTTATCGGCCGGAAAAAAATTCATCACCAAACGCTTTGTGCTGGATAGCGATCCTTTCACCGCTTTATACCAGTCCGGTCGCAAATGCCAGTTGCACCTGGGGCATAATTTCAATTGGGAAATTGCCAATGCCGTGATGCCCTTTTATACCTCCTATTCTTTCATGGTGGTGTATATGCCCCTTAAGAATAAGGCCATGGAACGGCTGTTCCAGCATTTGCGTACCAGGACCGGATCGGTGATGCTACCCGCTACCAACATGCGCAACGCCATTGTTCCTTACCGCCACACCCAATACATGCTGGCCCTGGTAGCCGACCAGGCCCCGGGCGATGTGAACAAAGCCTATTGGCTCAACTTTTTTGGCCGTCCTACTCCCTTTGTTAAAGGACCCGAAAGCGGGGCCAGAGTAGGGAACATACCGGTTGTATTTGTACAGATATATAAAGTAAAACGGGGTTATTACCGCGCTTACCTGGAAGTAGGCGCCGAAAACCCACACGAGTTGCCCGAAGGCGAACTTACCCGCCGCTACATCAGCTTTCTTGAAAAAGCCATCCGCCAGCATCCCGACATGTGGCTCTGGAGCCATAGAAGATGGAAACACCCCTGGAATGCCTCCTATAGCAAACTCTGGATAGGTCAGGACCAGCCACCATCCTAA
- a CDS encoding RapZ C-terminal domain-containing protein, giving the protein MQFTIESIKDLYASWSGQPCDQVEVLPQSGSDRRYFRVYAAGKTFIATYGNNIPENDTFIYFSRHFKEKNLPVPEVLAISEDKTVYLQEDFGDISLLNRLESEGLCDTVYELFRDSLHQLALLQVKGHEGLDYTRCLTNQEFGKQAIMADLLYFKYYFLDALRKPYDKQKLIDDFEALSTYLTFTEYKYFMFRDFQSRNILVRPDSSVHFIDYQGGMRGAPQYDAASMIWQARANLPDDWKTNLLNDYMDSFESIIGQPLDKGIFKSQYNGYVLIRLLQVLGAYGFRGLFERKAQFLTSIPQALHNLKWFIDNQSLGIAVPEFKKVLEICVGDDIIERFTPLTATDETPLVVHVSSFSYKKGGIPVDESDNGGGFVFDCRGILNPGRIEEYKKQTGRDKPVKDFLEQQTRMPEYLNSVFDIVDIAVEDYIRRDFKSLMINFGCTGGQHRSVYAADALARHLRNKFKVKIQLKHHVQDEKNWINT; this is encoded by the coding sequence ATGCAATTCACGATAGAATCGATCAAAGACCTATATGCCTCCTGGAGCGGCCAGCCCTGCGACCAGGTGGAAGTGTTGCCGCAATCGGGTTCCGACAGACGGTACTTCAGGGTGTATGCAGCCGGCAAAACCTTCATTGCCACTTATGGCAACAATATTCCCGAAAACGACACCTTTATTTATTTCTCCCGGCACTTCAAAGAAAAGAACCTCCCGGTACCCGAAGTACTGGCTATCAGTGAAGACAAGACCGTTTACCTGCAGGAAGACTTTGGCGACATTTCTTTATTAAATCGATTGGAAAGCGAAGGACTTTGCGACACAGTATATGAGCTTTTCCGCGACAGCCTGCACCAACTGGCCCTGCTGCAGGTAAAGGGACATGAAGGGCTTGACTATACACGCTGTCTTACCAACCAGGAATTTGGCAAGCAGGCCATCATGGCCGACCTGCTCTACTTCAAATATTATTTTCTCGATGCCTTGCGCAAGCCCTATGACAAACAAAAGCTGATCGACGATTTTGAAGCATTGAGTACCTACCTCACTTTTACCGAATACAAATATTTTATGTTCCGCGACTTCCAGAGTCGCAACATCCTGGTAAGGCCTGATAGTTCCGTACACTTTATCGACTACCAGGGAGGCATGCGGGGCGCTCCTCAATACGACGCAGCCAGCATGATCTGGCAGGCGCGCGCCAACTTGCCCGACGACTGGAAGACCAACCTGCTGAATGATTACATGGATTCTTTTGAATCGATTATTGGTCAGCCTTTGGATAAAGGAATTTTCAAAAGCCAGTACAATGGGTATGTGCTCATACGCCTGTTGCAGGTATTGGGCGCCTATGGCTTCCGCGGATTGTTTGAGCGCAAAGCCCAGTTCCTCACCAGCATTCCCCAGGCCCTGCACAACCTGAAATGGTTTATTGACAACCAAAGCTTAGGTATCGCCGTTCCGGAATTTAAAAAAGTACTGGAGATATGTGTGGGGGATGATATTATTGAACGCTTTACTCCCCTCACAGCCACCGATGAAACCCCGCTGGTAGTACATGTGAGCAGCTTCTCTTACAAAAAAGGAGGTATCCCGGTTGATGAAAGCGACAATGGCGGCGGGTTTGTATTTGACTGCCGCGGTATCCTGAACCCTGGCCGCATAGAAGAATATAAAAAACAAACCGGGCGCGATAAACCCGTTAAAGACTTCCTGGAACAACAAACCCGGATGCCTGAATACCTCAACAGTGTATTTGACATTGTAGACATTGCGGTAGAAGATTATATACGCCGGGATTTCAAAAGCCTGATGATCAATTTTGGATGCACCGGCGGCCAACACCGCAGCGTGTATGCAGCTGATGCCCTGGCCCGTCACCTGCGCAATAAATTCAAAGTAAAGATCCAGCTGAAGCACCATGTACAGGATGAAAAGAACTGGATCAATACGTGA
- a CDS encoding nucleotidyltransferase family protein: protein MNTIKQGMIFAAGLGTRFKPWTDKHPKALAVVNGKSLLQRNIEYLQQYSIYDVVVNVHHFADQIMHAIQQHDGWGSQVRISDETDVVLETGGGLKKAAPLFNDAPVAIINVDILTDLDLGAMIRFHELEAPLATLAITNRVSSRYFLFDEANALCGWRNVKTGEEKISRTVAPLIQKAFSGVHIVSPALFPLITQEGKFSMVDVYLHLAKQHTIKGFDHSYSKFIDVGKTEAVAIAEGMFP, encoded by the coding sequence ATGAACACCATCAAGCAGGGCATGATCTTCGCCGCAGGGCTGGGCACCCGGTTCAAACCCTGGACCGACAAGCACCCCAAAGCCCTGGCCGTGGTGAATGGCAAAAGTCTCTTACAACGGAATATTGAATATTTACAGCAATATAGCATCTACGACGTAGTGGTCAATGTGCACCATTTTGCCGATCAGATCATGCATGCCATTCAGCAGCACGATGGCTGGGGCAGCCAGGTAAGGATCAGCGATGAAACAGACGTGGTACTGGAAACCGGTGGCGGCCTAAAAAAAGCAGCCCCTCTTTTCAACGACGCGCCGGTGGCGATCATCAATGTAGATATTCTGACCGACCTCGATCTCGGGGCCATGATCCGCTTTCACGAGCTGGAAGCCCCCCTGGCCACACTGGCGATCACCAACCGGGTTTCTTCCCGTTATTTTTTGTTTGATGAAGCCAATGCCCTTTGCGGATGGCGCAATGTGAAGACCGGCGAAGAAAAGATAAGCCGTACCGTTGCCCCCCTCATCCAAAAGGCTTTTAGTGGTGTTCATATAGTGAGCCCTGCTCTCTTTCCATTGATCACCCAGGAAGGAAAATTCTCGATGGTCGATGTATACCTGCACTTGGCCAAACAACATACCATCAAAGGATTTGACCATAGCTATTCTAAATTTATAGATGTAGGGAAAACCGAAGCAGTAGCCATCGCAGAGGGTATGTTTCCCTAG